The Primulina eburnea isolate SZY01 chromosome 18, ASM2296580v1, whole genome shotgun sequence genome segment CCcttagaattccagaaaggtgacagagtgtttctgaaaatatctccctttagaggcactgttcgatttggcatgcgagggaaattatctcctcgttatgttggtccatacaAGATTCTCGATCGAGtcggtgatcttgcgtatcgattggcattaccaccagctctatctgccattcacgatgtatttcatgtttctatgctgaggaaatatgaaccagatccatcacaCGTGCTTGCACCTGATGAAGTGGAattggatccttctctttcctatgttgaacaacctgttcggattatggatcgaaaggagaatatattgagaaataaatcgattcctttggtacgagtgcaatggactcgacatggtgttgaagaatcgacatgggaattggagagcaagatgcgagattcgtatccgcatttatttgatgctaatccatctgttccattgtattcgatgtattctgatccttattctgattttagttttgatatgtactataactggtgacatatgtatgtttacccatgttatgtatatagagatgtttgagatttcgaggacgaaatcttttaagagggaaagaaatgtaaggaccgtgtatcgtattatcgtaaatcctgtggtgattatcgataattaatgaaattgtcatgtgattatgtatttgatgtaaatTGTGACAATGATTTcagaaatgaatattgaataagaattgacgttgtaagagctcgagtggagaggccggacgccaatttagtacaaaattgatattttgtacagaacatgtggcgcccgagcggtaggaaattaccgcccgagcgccagggttgAAATTCTGagtgttcgggcagaacaccccgcgcccgagcggtaactttctaccgcccgagcgcggcatAAATGCAACTCgaggacagaatgtctcgcgctcgggcgcgagaattctaccgcccgagcgcgagaacgGTGGTGATAAGAACGAGGCTTCTGCTttattctttcttcatttcttcacCGTGGCTTCGAGAATAACCGAGAGATTTCGAAATTCTTCCTTCTGAATCGGCTttgaaacgctgtctaaacgcgaaacaaattatatatttgtgatcgtcgtgCTGAGGGCTtttgactgaggtaattttcttctggtttcaGCAGCCTTAAATATCagagtgctggaatagcatgtatttgaagttgaatttctgatatgtagtagaataaccgacaagaaacttatattcgaagtcggaattgaattatgataagatttgaatttgatatgaattattgaagtttcaaatgatatttgaaactcgtATTAATAATTTTGgtgtatgttattgattggaatgaatatgttattgatgtagataaagtgtaatatcaatatcttcaggctacatcaactggaacgaagaattgaggtatgttgcgaccgggtaacatacgacaggtatctgtattatatgatatatgtcggttgattggattgattggattggaatacgtgtctatgtgcctatttgatgatttgatgtggcatacatgacattgagattgagatatcgatgtataaaataaatgttttgttaacacatcattttatgcatacatcgatacatgacatgtacgttgagctatgatccttggataccttgatatgattggattggattccggggtttgtgaacacaatcgctatgccggtattatatgacctgtaaagcatagacaattgtggccccatatgattggatatgagatgtgggattgatggcgctttgtcgacgctatcatacgtgtattcccatatcggccggtgtgccagctcgagcattgatttgatttgatagcgattcgattgattctgacatgtgctcagtggatgggcatttgacctgatacctccacgacatacatgcattgcatatcatatatcagtgtttagatatatgtggtatatatgattgattgttccatacggagctttgctcacccccaagaggggctgttgttgtctttgtgtgtggacaatggcaggtactccaggatatcaggagaccggagagggtacttctggtgggagccacagcttgggctgaggtttatgtttatgtcttgttcccagtatatatatgtatatgtatctatatatcgGGGCATGTCCCAAGGATatgatatgtttgtatgtgattggttttgattacgtgtgggcgtgttttatgagttgagattaaatactatttttagtattataaatctagaagaaatgttttgggctcgttgtaaagaaattttaaactcgttttctgctgtgattaattaacttTAATCAGactgcattgtaataacgattaggagctaagggccccacaaacCCCTTAACCCGATCACCTTGACCCAAAACATGAAATAAACTATTCCAGCTTGTTCCTAGTTCGTGTGCAGCAGCCTAACTCATGCATCTTATGACCCTTAACTCGTGTAAAACCGACCCATAAACAATCcttaatcatggcagccccttcacgTAAATAATTCTCAAGTTTTGGATCGAAAATCATGCTTTAAACACATGTGTatacataaaaacaaaaataattaaagggatacttgtttttcatgcaaatcatattcaaataaatatttagggtgtgatagatgagaaaggAAAGAATtatggcatgcctttgcgtattttacgcacgaAAATCCGTTGACGATGTGAAGAACGATGACGAACGAGGACCCTTGCTGAAAATCTAAGCAAAACCGAAGCCTTGACCCCTTGTTGATGCCTGTGTGTGTGGTATTTGAGGTAAAAAGAGTCCTTGTGAATTGTTTAGGGGAAGGGGGCGAGATTATGAAGGTTTGGGGTAAGGGTTTTGTGCTTATTTATTTGTCTATTTATCAATCAAACAAGCCTAGACCCAATAACATGGTTAGTTAAGCCCATTAATCTCATTAGTACATTTAAAAGTTATTTTGTTTAGAAAATTTCGTGAAAATATTAGCTAAGTTGTCAAAaagtttatatttttgttgaaaatcgaatactgataaaaattacgtctcagcatataaaaatcatctcaaaactccttattttccaaaataacaaaaagcatcaaaattattttaaataattatttaataaaaacatttttttatttttcagccctcgttCTTCATTCCtcaatcgcaactcgaataacctttaaaaatacattttaatacaTTCAAGTAAAAAAGTactttaaaatcatataaacatatcaacATAATAAATTTAGTAATTAAAATCAGTTAATTAGCTATTTTCCATTTTCCTTAAAtttttgcatgcagttggattacatcAACCTTACAACTCTATATATCATGGTATGGTTACGATACAAACATATTTATCTTAATAATTAATCTATTTTTGTATTAAgaaaaatttgatttatattttaacaatatatattaaatataaaaaaataaaaaatttatttatttaataattaaaattttatataattattatcttTCTTAATATAACCCTAATATTTTTACATCAAAAACTTATTTAATACTAGTTACTCTGCACACGTGTTGTGTATGTGTACAATCGTTTTATATAATTATCGAtagactaaagtgaaatttgataaattatggaaggactaaattgatatttgaatagttgaaataaaataaaaaaaatatatatattgaaatttaaaacaaaaaacaaagatATAATCCATCGCAGTCGGCAGTGACTGTGCGAGCAAATCTCCATGGTTCCGACCTAAAAGATTCCAACGAAGAATCAAAGTATTTGATTCTATTCTATATGGGCTCTGTTCAAATTGTTGCAAATTCAGCTCAAATTCATTTAAATCCAACGTGAAAGTAGCGAGCGAGTGAATACAGACAAGCGCATACGCATAAACCGCAAGATTTTCAAGAAACCCGTTTTAAAGGACCGAGAAGAGTTGCGTGGTGTGACAAAAAGCGAAGATGGCTGGTGATATTCCATGCTGTGAGACCGCGTTCTTCGTCTACGTGCTAATTGTCGTAGGGCTTGTGGTGTTTGCTGGGCTGATGGCTGGCTTAACTCTTGGATTGATGTCTCTTGGTCTTGTGGACCTCGAAGTTCTTAGCACATCTGGGCGGACACAGGACCGTATCAATGCTTGTACTGTGCACTctcttgttctcttgattatgTGTGTTTCAGTGTTTTCTAGATTTTTTTTTGGGTGGTTGTGGAGCTATGGGTTTATATTTGATCATTTGGGATTTCGGGAGTTTTCTGCGTGGTTGTGTTTTGAAAGCGATAACGCTAATGATTGTGCTTGTGGGTTTCTTGATCGATTGTGTGTTGGGTTCTTATCTATTTTAGTACAAAGGGGAGGGAGATCCGAACCCTAGGGGCAATGGCAACATGTGAGACAACTGGGCTACAAGCCCGGCCTCTGTTGGGTTTGCTTGTTGCTAATTGCTTTTCATCTTGTCCTGAAAGGAATTGATGCCAGGATTAGAATGATGATTTTACCAGTGTGCGTGAGTATTGTTTGATTGGTTGAGCATCTCAGTGATATTCTTTTCGACAGCGAAAATTCTTCCGGTCGTGAAAAATCAACATCTTTTGCTTTGCACACTCTTGATTGGCAACTCGTTAGCAATGGAGGTCTGTCGAACATCATTACCTGAACACATTGGAATTATATTTTCCTTTCGTATCTTGAGTATGCAATAGTCTATATAATTGTGTGATTGGTTTTCATATGCAGTCACTTCCCATATTCTTGGATAGGCTTGTGCCTCCATGGGCAGCAATTCTTGTATCTGTCACGCTCATCCTAATGTTCGGTGAGGTTGTTATTCTACACCTATGTGGTATATAGATTAATATAGTGcttgttatatttttttttccttgtcCGGTAATTGGTCTGTCATTGTTTATTCCAGATATTGCCTCAAGCAATATGTAGTCGCTACGGATTGACTGTCGGTGCAACAATGGCACCTTTTGTTCGGCTTCTTCTTTGGCTTTTCTTCCCTGTTTCTTATCCTATTAGTAAGGTAAATAATGCCAAGTAGCTATTTATTCTAAATTCTGGATAACATTTTTCTTGTCCTGACGATACTATTCTTCTTTTTCTCCATCACTTAGAAAATGCTTCAGAATAAAGTACATTATGATATATTACGTCTCTCTAATTGGTGAGCGCTCTTGTTTGTAGTTTCTGGATTGGATGTTGGGCAAGGGACATGCTGCTTTATTGCGTCGAGCTGAGCTGAAAACTTTTGTTGATTTTCACGGCAATGAGGTCTGCTTTTTTAGTGATTTCTGCTCTTCATTTCTTACAGAACCACAAGTCAGAGCTTTTGAGCTGTCATCTGTTTCATTTTCATGAAAGATTTTTGACTCTTGAGGTCGATTTTACCATCTCTCATATTTTGAAGCTTCATATGAAATAAACATATTTGATAGGCTGGGAAAGGTGGAGATTTGACACATGATGAGACTACAATAATCGCTGGGGCACTAGAAATGATGGAGAAAACTGCTAAAGATGCTATGACCCCAATAGAGAAGGCATTTTCCCTGGATTTGGATGGAACTCTTAATTTGTGGGTTTATCATTAACTGCTGAATCTAGTTATATGCCCACCAAATTTACTTACATGTTCATCTTGCGAATAATCCTCGTGCAGGGAAACATTGAATGCTATAATGACGATGGGCCACAGCAGAGTTCCAGTTTATTACAGAAATCCAAAGAATATTATTGGACTCATACTGGTAAGTCATTTATGTACTTTGCAAAATCAAGATATTGGCATTCTTCATATTACATTTTATGTAAAATTGATTGAGAAATTTGTCATTGAAACCTTTTCTTTTATGTGCTCATATTGGCAAGTAATATCTGGTTTTTTAACAGAACCTAATAGCATCATCGTTTCCATGTGCAGGTTAAAAATCTTTTAGCGGTTGACCCCGATGAATCAGTTCCTTTAAGAAAAATGTTGATTAGAAATATTCCTCGGTGAGGATAAACTTCATTATCCATCCCCGTCGCCCCtaatttttagcataaaaaagaaTCTTGATGTATGTGATGCTGAAATGGCTGCAAGTGGAAATTTTATCATCTGATGGCTAATTGGCTATCAAATTGAAGTATCTTTTCTAGTGCTTGTTCTGTGATATTTTAGACCTGGGAGATGGCAATGATTGTCCTGGAACAATTattatcctgcttatgtatttGGATCTTCTTCCATCAAGTATACGCATCTTCTATATGTTCTTCCTCGGTGAAAATATTTACACAGAAGCAAGTAACATCCcttcattttttaaaacatttcacATAAGAAGTTAACAATCGCACGTTCTTTTATCGTGTTGGGATTTATGTTCCCGCGACATTTTAACCTCCTTGAACT includes the following:
- the LOC140819352 gene encoding DUF21 domain-containing protein At1g47330, with product MAGDIPCCETAFFVYVLIVVGLVVFAGLMAGLTLGLMSLGLVDLEVLSTSGRTQDRINASKILPVVKNQHLLLCTLLIGNSLAMESLPIFLDRLVPPWAAILVSVTLILMFGEILPQAICSRYGLTVGATMAPFVRLLLWLFFPVSYPISKFLDWMLGKGHAALLRRAELKTFVDFHGNEAGKGGDLTHDETTIIAGALEMMEKTAKDAMTPIEKAFSLDLDGTLNLETLNAIMTMGHSRVPVYYRNPKNIIGLILVKNLLAVDPDESVPLRKMLIRNIPRVSEKMPLYDILNEFQKGHSHIAVVYKDLYETKETLQKTKDTENFAINSTSHYADTSSKADDVVRKKSPPTTPAFKKKHRGCSFCILDLENSPIPEFSPNQDVVGVITMEDVIEELLQEEILDETDEYVNIHNRIKINMNASQE